CATAACCAGTAATCCATTTCACAGAAACCTCACACACGCACTCACAATCTCCAATCAATAATACAACCAATTTCTCAATCCATAACTCAATCGATTCTCCAGCCAACAAACTGAAAAATTTCCATCTAAATCTCGATATTACCTCCGGTACTACAATCTGCAAAGAAATCCTCAAACCACCAAACTACACAACTCGATCAAACTATGTATAGAACCATGGTTCAACCAAATCTCCAGGACAGAAATAATTCAAGAGCTCTTCAGTCCACAATTTTCGAATCCATCACAAGAGCAACCTTTGAATTCAAGGTTTGGAATGATACCTTCGAAAACTACTCCAAGAAAGCTCGGTTGAAcaaagatgatgatgaactGGGAATGTAGACATGATCTTCCCAGAAAGCTTCCCAATACCTTGCCTATAGTTGCAGTCGAGACCGAGGCAAGCCAAGAAGAGCAGGAAAAGTAGCCGGCGTCAGCAACAGCGTCGAACCCAGAAACGAAAACCATCAGAACCCAATCCAGACTGAAAACTAATTATACAGATTTGAAGATCATGACCAGGAGAAAAGGTTTTATACCACAGACGACCCAGAAGGTGGCCGGAGGTGCCGGAAATTGCAGAGGTTGGCGGAGAGAGTTCGAGGCTTCTAGTCCTCCGTCTACGGCTGGTGCATGTACGATCCGAGCCCACAGGCGTGACGGCTACGTCGATGCGAAGATAATGCCAGTGGTCTGCCGCTGTGAGGAGGCCGGACGGAGTAGCCCCGGTCGGATCCTCTTTATGGGTCTCCGGGTCACATTTCGGGTCAGAGAGAACTCtggttctcttcctctctctcaatCCTTCTGGATCTCCCAACAGAGCAGCACTTAGATATATAGACTGATCCAATTAAGGATGGACGGCTAGGATCAAGCGGTGGGTGAATCAATGGCTGGGATTTCTCCacctattttctattttcttaattaatttctaaaatctcaaaacttcggaaaatcataacaaataggTCGGGTATCCGAAAAATCTCCCGAAAAGtcccacgaactcgtcgtgtcgtgCACTTTATCATCCAATCCTTAAATagaggatttcactttatgaaaatttctgaaaattttctcgaGCATCTTGACATTTATCGAGATCGTAAATAAATAACTTGTTGAACGATCTCAATTTAAGCTCGATAAATTTTTCGGGGCCCACAGATGTAATACCCAgaaattaattattaatttctAGTGATTTTCTGGAAATTATTAAGTTGGTCGTTTGTACAATTTCGTTATTTGGGGGTGGAACAAAATtgtttcggatgaataattactcgaaGTGTATTATTTTCGAGGGGTtaaagagttgactttttatttgttacGATTTTGGGAAGACTTCCTTCACGGAAatcgtagagcgcatcgatgCGAGTCCATGAATATGTGGTATGCGAAAATTAGAGATCGTATGAAGAAGTTTGGGTCAACGGAAGTTATTCAtgtttttggaaattttgtATAAAGAGGattttttgggaaaaaaaaaaaatcagtttccttatttggaaactttccagaaaATCCGGAAGTTTCTCTCTCTCAGCTAACCCCAACTCATAGGCGAAGAGACCTACCCGACCTGGAAATATTTTCAGATTCCTGTGTCCCTGGCGGTGAAACAGGTACCAACCGGCTCAGATTTTCCTTCCTGGCCTCCTTGTGGTAATAGCTTGCACCGAATCAAGCCACAAATGGTGGATCGAATGGTGGAAGAATGAGGCGGAGCTGACCCGGAGCGATCTCCCTCCTTCGGCCAAGGCGGTGCATGAAATTGGTCAAGTTTTAACGCTCTCCTCCTCTAGATCATAACCATATCAGCCTTGAAACCCGATTCGAAGTGTGGTGATCGGAATAACGAGTTGAAGTTTAACGGTTGAGAATTTTTGAGCTTGGTCTAGCTTGATCTAGGCCGATTCGGTCTTAGCTCCAAGTATGAAAATTGTTCCTCTCATCAAGCTCTTCATTTTGACCGGCTGGATTAGCCTGGTTTGGAGGTTGATCCCGCTGCACGTGAAGCCCACATGCGGCCAATGGTGGTGGCACGTCTACCCTCCTTTGAGTGCAGTTGTTGTCATTTTatcatctactcatcgatacgaggGTTTTGATATATGATTTGTAGCAATTGGAGATCGTTTGAAATGTTAGGTTTTTTTTCCGTAATTTCGATTATCTCGGTTTTCTATCCTTGACGATCCAATCGTCGGATCGACTTGTCATTTTGACATATTGACCGTAGGagtgttccggagactttggtgGTCTTGTATGAATTTCCTcctcgattggcattactttAGGGTTTTCGTTCAAacgggggtttcgaactttaatctcTTTGTGATTCATGTATTGAGATGAGACCGTTTGTGAtcaggtacttgacgaagttaTCTTGGAGGGATATTTTGGGATTGCGTTATCTCGGTGTACATACTAGGGAAATCTCCactaggtttggcactatcAATTAAGATCCTTCGGTACTCCCCAGTATTAtaccatgggccgggttcacgacccaccatggcagGACTCGTATGGGATGTCACCCCAGccacccagggcccggggcaaggcTGGCACAGCCCTTCTAATTACACAAACAAGAGagctgatatggcatcagaagaacaacctatgtcccacatcgaagataggGGAGACTCCTTCCCCATGCTTGAGTATAAGGCCATTAGCACAACTACCTTGAACGGGTAATAGCTCCTTTATCCACTATTTACTTGATACTCTTATATATTAGTTTCttactcaggcatcggagaggtgtaaaccgtccggtacaGTTTACCTGTCTAATGCTGTATTCTTGATTCAAGATCTAGGAGTTCGATCGGTATCCCGGACGGTATAACATTCTGTATGAGgcacccggagaaagccaccagaaacattggcgcgccaTATAGGGGAGAGCCATCATGACCGAGCAGGAAGAAATCGCAGGAGAGGGTAGAAGTGTCGCCCGGGCACTTATATTCTCTTCAGGTACTTCATCAGCAGAAACGCCATGATTCGGATTCTTGGACCCACAGAGCACGGGCAGTCTACCAATCACCGAGCACCTGCAGGCCCCGAATCAGGTAGCTTCGGTATCAGAGTTGGAGTCTATGCCAGCGGAGATCGCAGCCTTCCAGGAACAAGCCAGGATTGATCGGGGACAACAAACAACCGATAGGGAAACAAACCGCCTTTCACAACAAAGGCTGCAGGAgctggaagatgaaaacactGCGCTGGCCCGAGGACTGAACAGGAGGCACCAGCACAATGAGGCACTCACCCAAGCCCTGACTAAAGCATCCCAAGTAGGAACAAACATAAATGCTGCTCCAGTAACGATAAGCCCCGGCCTCGACCCAACATCGTCCACTGAAAGCGGTCACCGGATGATCTAGGTACCGGTAGACTTGTTCCCGGAAAGCTTGAGGCATTTACCACCACCACCGTTACCACAGCCAGTTCAAAGTGACCCACCGGTAACCGACCCCAACACGGCATTGCTTTTGcaaatgagcaactctttgcGTGCCCTGCAAGCAAGGGTAGAGGCCAGAGAGAATAGGGACACCCGAAGAGCCCTGACCACGTATGAGGACCGTCCGAGTCCTTTCACCCAACAAGTTAGAGGCGCCATTCGAGTGAATATATCAAAACCACTGAAGATTGACTATACGGGAGTTGGAGACCTATACCAGCACTTACAGGCCTTCCGATCTCAAACAAGCGCCAAGGGAAATAAGGATGAGgtgtgttgtaatatgttccaggagaccttgtcaggggaggctttgagttggttctacgaactgccGACCGGTTCTGTAGGGAACTTCAAGGAACTAGCTGACAAGTTTGTAGCTCGATTCATCTTACGTACCGATGGGATACACACCCCAAAGGGCCTGCTGAAGGTCCAGCATGGGGAGAATGAAACTTTGAAGTCTTTTGTTAATCGATGGCAGGCGGCTACCGCTAAGTGCTGGGATCTTAATAAGGAACTGGTGGAGTTGGATTTTAGGAGGGGCTTAAGGCGTGGAGAATTTCTCTACGGGATTAATCATAACCCTTCGGCTAACTACGACGAGTTGATGGCTACAGCCATCAGACACGCCCAGGTTGAATTCGAAACATATGGGGACACCCCCAGACCAGAGCTAAGGGTTTCCACCCCAGCCCCGATGGTCAGGGATGAGCCACGAAAGCAGGAGTGGGTCCATAGTCAGGACCGGTCACCCCATACCTCGAGCAAGAGAAGCAAATAGTCCTCGTCCAGGTCCAACAGTTACGGGACCACTCAGCCTCACCGGGAGCAAAGGGCACAACAGTCCCCgcaaacaccaccaccaccccggtaTGAGGTGTTCACTATCCTCAACGCTTCATACAAGACTATTTGGAACGAGAACAAGGATGAGATACCTGGACCACCACCGATGAAGTTCCCAAAGAGTAAACTTACCCAGCAGGATACCGGAAGGTTCTGTACATATCATGAGGATACTGGGCATAATACCAATCTCTGCGTGGCTTTAAAAAATATTATCGAGTCGCTTATCTAGAGGGGCAAGTTTCAGCGGTACCTGCCTGCTAAAGAGATAGGAGCTATAGACATGTACGGCCGGATCTTCACGATCCACGGTGGGGGCCCGAAAGAGTTACCTCcccagaggaagaagagaaattcTAGTTTCGGTCACCCAGaagttttcaatttccacaAGGCTCCTCTACAAGACGAAGGCACCGGGTGGAAATCCTTCACATTCCTGCAGGAGGAGGAAGCTGATCTGAAgatgccccatgatgatcccttcctGATCACGCTCCAAATGGACCATTACATAATGTCTCGGGTACTCGTGGATACCGGGGCCTCGGTTAGCGTATTATTTCGCAACGCATACAAAGCTTTGAATAGAGGCAGGGCCAAGTTATCACAAGATAATGTGCCCCTCATTAGCTTTTCAGGAGATATCGTCCAGCCACTCGAATCAGATTACCTATCGATCACGGTAGGGGAAAGTCTGAATTGTTCAATCGTCAAAACAAAGTTCATTGTAGTTGACTGTGCCTCATTCTATAATGCTATCCTAGGTCGACCGGCACTCTGGCTTCTGAAAACCTTCATTGCAGGTCACATGCTAGTAATGAAGGTGCCAACCTAGGTTGGCATCGCCACCATTCGGGGTGGTCAGGCTACGGCGAGGCAATGCTATTCTTTGACTGTATCTCGTGGCAAGGGAAAGTCTGAGATGTTGCCCGTAGCTACTAACCCTCTGACAGACAGGTACGATGATCCCAGAGATGATACCGACTCTGACGAAGAATGGCCCGGTGCCGTGGAAGACATTGAAGAGGTAGTACTATCAGAGTAGTTCCCGGACAGGACTGTCAAGGTAGGCACCAAGCTGCCTCCGGTTATCAGGGAAGAGTTGATTTCGTTCCTCCGCTCTAATGCATCCGCTCTCGCCTAGTCATAAGAGGATATGCCCGATATACCAATTGAGATAGCCACACACAACCTTAGCATTATTCCTTTCTTGGCACCGGTAAGACAAAAGCAAAGAGCCTTCACACATGACAAGTACCGGGCTATCCAGGTTGAAGTGAAGAAGTTGATGGCCATCAACTTTGTCAGGGAAGTGACATACCCCTTATGGTTAGCCAACGTGGTCATGGTACCAAAGAAATCTCCGGGATCATGGTGCATGTGTGAGgactacacaaatctcaaccgaGCATGCCCTAAGGATAGTTTCCTATTCCCGCGAATTGACCAACTAATTGACTCCACTGCTGGATATCGGTTACTCAGTTTCATGGATGCGTTCAGTGGGTACAAccaaattcgaatgaaccctGCAGACGAGGAGCACACTGCCTTTACCACAAACAAAGGTCTCTATTGCTACCAGGTCATGCCCTTCGGATTGAAGAATGCCGGCGCCACTTATCAGCGACTAGTCAACTCTATGTTTGAAGAAGTCATCGGTACTATCatggaggtatacgtggacgatatgCTGGTAAAAAGTTTAACCTCAGAGGATCACGTAACCAACTTGTCAATAGTCTTCGCCATCATATTACGTAACGGTATGCGACTTAACCCACAGAAGTGCATCTTTGGGGTCGAGGTAAGGAAGTTCCTCGggtacatcattagccacaggggaattgaggccaatccaGAGAAGGTGCAGGCCATATTAGACATAGTATCCCCAACCTACCGGAACGAGGTCCAGTCTCTTAAAGGTAAAGTAGCCGCCCTGTCAAGATTCATCTCTAGGCTGACGGACTAAAAACCCAGCACGTAGAGGTAATAGCTTGGACCGCTGAGCACGAAGCTGCTTTCCTTGGCCTAAAAGCATACTTGGCAGAGGTACCTCTACTTTACAAACCTGTTCCAGGAGAAATGCTCTACATATATCTTGCGGCATCTTCGACGGCTGTGAGCTCTGCTCTGATTAAGAAGAACTCCGATTGCGAGTACCTGGTGTACTACGTTAGAAAAGGTTACACTGGTGCGGAATCCAGATACCCGGATATTGAAAAAATAGCATTGGCCCTCCTGGTATCGACCCGGAAGCTTAGACATTACTTCCAGGCATACTCGATCACCgttttcactaatcacccattGAGGCAGGTTTTGCAGAAGCCAAAGACATCAGGTAGgttaattaaatgggccatcgaATTGGGGGAATTCGATATCAAGTACCAACCTCGGACAGctatgaagggccaggcagcggCATATTTTATTTCTAAGTCGATTCCCTCTCATAACCCACCTCTGGGATCACCTGGGCCACCAGCCCCGGATCCACCTCCACCAAGCACTTGGCGATTGTATGTTGATGGAGCGTCTAACAAAAGGACAAATGGCGCCGGTATCCTGCTAATTAGCCCGGGCGATCAAGTCTACGAGTACGCCTTCAAATTTGTCTTCAAGGCATCCAACAATGCCGCAGAATACGAGGCACTCATAGTAGGTCTACAGATCTCCCGGGAACTAGGTGTCCAGCACCTTAgtatcttcagtgattctcagTTAGTCGTGAACCAGGTCAGCGGTAACTTCGAGGTAAAATGCGACCCATATGTCCTCTTACCAAGCTCTAGCCTGGGCACTGGTTCAGAGATTTACCTCCTACATTTTCACCCAAATACCGAGAGAAGAGAACGACAAGGCAGACACCCTTGCTAAGATTGCTGCAACTTCTCCAAGTCCTACCTATGGGGCTACCAAGGTCGAAATACTAGAAAGGCCTAGCACTTCTAAAACAGTGTCAGAAATATTCACAGTGGACCACACAGCCTCCTGGATGGACCTAATCTTAAAGTACATGGTGGACAGTCTAGCACCGGATGATAAGGTCGAGGCCAGGAGACTCCAGTTAAGGTCACCTCGATACACGATCATGAACAGAAAACTATACAGAAGAGGTCACTGCTTCCCCAACCTGAAGTGTGTAACACCGGAGGACggtcacaaaataatgaaggacatACACGCTGGTGTATGCGGTAACCATGCTGGAGCCCTGTCTCTTGCACACAAGACCCTAAGGGTAGGATAtttctggccaaccatgtcgg
This portion of the Rosa chinensis cultivar Old Blush chromosome 1, RchiOBHm-V2, whole genome shotgun sequence genome encodes:
- the LOC112200500 gene encoding uncharacterized protein LOC112200500, yielding MPDIPIEIATHNLSIIPFLAPVRQKQRAFTHDKYRAIQVEVKKLMAINFVREVTYPLWLANVVMVPKKSPGSWCMCEDYTNLNRACPKDSFLFPRIDQLIDSTAGYRLLSFMDAFSGYNQIRMNPADEEHTAFTTNKGLYCYQVMPFGLKNAGATYQRLVNSMFEEVIGTIMEVYVDDMLVKSLTSEDHVTNLSIVFAIILRNGMRLNPQKCIFGVEVRKFLGYIISHRGIEANPEKVQAILDIVSPTYRNEVQSLKGEMLYIYLAASSTAVSSALIKKNSDCEYLVYYVRKGYTGAESRYPDIEKIALALLVSTRKLRHYFQAYSITVFTNHPLRQVLQKPKTSGRLIKWAIELGEFDIKYQPRTAMKGQAAAYFISKSIPSHNPPLGSPGPPAPDPPPPSTWRLYVDGASNKRTNGAGILLISPGDQVYEYAFKFVFKASNNAAEYEALIVGLQISRELGVQHLSIFSDSQLVVNQVSGNFERFTSYIFTQIPREENDKADTLAKIAATSPSPTYGATKVEILERPSTSKTVSEIFTVDHTASWMDLILKYMVDSLAPDDKVEARRLQLRSPRYTIMNRKLYRRGHCFPNLKCVTPEDGHKIMKDIHAGVCGNHAGALSLAHKTLRVGYFWPTMSALAQTISSSCHKCQMYANIPRAPPIALSILLAPWPFCQWGLDLIGKLPTAVG